The following are encoded together in the Primulina tabacum isolate GXHZ01 chromosome 18, ASM2559414v2, whole genome shotgun sequence genome:
- the LOC142533768 gene encoding putative serine/threonine-protein kinase-like protein CCR3 codes for MTTAFISVTAAATVIILIAVVSPPLRSAHALGGSGSTLAVVYGSGTTICSIVASQPIQRVQCWRDGQLLPPILPTTSFDAVAGGRDTFCGVRSGGFSLLCWNATFSPKRIYGSTTALLTYLTIGDTQICALTNVTETANGVCWRGNIVSSSENLQFDVISSGLGFSCGVLKSNNRVLCWGSDYISSSIQSQFANSSMVNIQVGGRHACGINDSGFVICKGNNDSGQLNVPSNSAYQYRGLALGANHSCAIRRLNRTVICWGGNSEYSSNITDGISFEFIVAGLNFTCGLTTSNFSVICWGAGWPNQFHSSGVELPLLKTLPGPCVDTSCPCNVYPESQILCSGNGNICRPCDIPVLIPPVPSPEPPVIVTRSSRSKGIATGLLIIVIVGSVGGIGGICTVIYCLWTGVCFGKKKIHNSVQPTIGVANGAQQSSSSPPSRSSTLRRQASIFMRRQRSGPSKHTDRGEEFLFSDLATATNYFSSENKIGEGSFGVVYRGKLHDGHEVAVKRSETGPKTKKFQEKESAFESEIAFLSRLHHKHLVRLVGYCDEWDERLLVYEFMKNGALHYHLHGKNNIEKSSSIVNSWKMRIKIALDASRGIEYLHNYAVPPIIHRDIKSSNILLDSNWTARVSDFGLSLMGPENDRDFKPIKAAGTVGYIDPEYYGLNVLTTKSDVYGLGVVLLELLTGKRAIFKNEEGSPISVVDYAVPVIIAGELAKILDSRVGPPEINESEAVELVAYTAMHCVHLEGKDRPNMTDIVVNLERALALCDDSHGSISSGQISIVSD; via the coding sequence ATGACGACAGCCTTTATATCCGTCACCGCCGCCGCTACCGTAATTATCCTTATCGCCGTCGTGTCCCCACCGCTGCGATCAGCTCATGCACTCGGCGGCTCTGGCTCCACACTTGCTGTGGTCTACGGATCCGGCACCACTATCTGCAGCATAGTGGCGTCGCAGCCCATCCAGAGAGTCCAATGCTGGCGGGATGGCCAGCTTCTTCCGCCGATCCTACCCACCACCTCATTCGACGCCGTCGCTGGTGGCAGGGACACTTTTTGTGGCGTTCGCTCCGGCGGTTTTAGTCTTCTATGCTGGAACGCCACCTTCAGTCCCAAGAGAATTTACGGCAGCACCACGGCTTTATTGACTTATCTCACCATTGGTGACACTCAAATTTGCGCCTTAACAAATGTTACTGAAACAGCAAACGGAGTTTGCTGGCGGGGAAATATCGTTTCCTCGTCTGAGAATTTACAATTTGATGTAATCTCATCTGGGCTTGGATTTTCTTGTGGAGTTTTGAAGAGTAACAATCGGGTTCTTTGCTGGGGAAGTGATtatatttcttcttcaatacAATCGCAATTTGCAAATTCCTCAATGGTGAACATTCAGGTTGGTGGAAGACATGCTTGTGGAATAAATGATTCAGGATTCGTTATCTGTAAAGGGAATAATGATAGTGGTCAATTGAATGTGCCCTCGAATTCGGCATATCAATACAGAGGCCTGGCTTTGGGCGCAAATCACAGTTGTGCAATCAGAAGATTGAATAGAACAGTTATTTGTTGGGGTGGAAATAGTGAATATTCAAGTAATATTACTGATGGGATTTCATTTGAATTTATAGTTGCAGGGTTGAATTTTACATGTGGATTAACAACTAGCAATTTTTCAGTGATTTGTTGGGGTGCTGGTTGGCCTAATCAGTTTCATTCTTCGGGGGTTGAACTGCCTTTGCTAAAGACTCTTCCAGGGCCATGTGTGGATACTTCTTGTCCTTGTAATGTATATCCCGAGTCTCAAATACTTTGTTCCGGAAATGGTAATATTTGTAGGCCTTGTGATATTCCTGTTTTGATTCCACCCGTTCCATCACCAGAACCACCAGTGATTGTTACTAGATCTTCCCGTTCTAAAGGGATTGCAACGGGTTTACTGATTATCGTTATTGTTGGATCAGTGGGGGGGATTGGGGGCATTTGCACCGTGATTTATTGTTTGTGGACTGGAGTCTGTTTCGGCAAGAAGAAGATTCATAATTCTGTGCAGCCGACAATTGGTGTAGCTAATGGCGCTCAACAATCTAGTAGTAGTCCACCTTCTAGATCATCCACTCTTAGGCGCCAGGCCTCGATCTTTATGAGGCGCCAGAGGAGTGGACCTTCAAAACACACGGATAGGGGGGAGGAGTTCTTATTTTCTGATCTTGCCACTGCTACTAATTACTTTTCGTCGGAGAACAAGATTGGTGAAGGTAGTTTTGGGGTTGTTTACAGAGGGAAATTGCATGATGGCCATGAAGTTGCTGTAAAAAGAAGTGAAACAGGGCCAAAAacaaagaaatttcaagaaaaagagAGCGCATTTGAGTCGGAAATAGCATTCTTATCAAGGCTACACCACAAGCATTTGGTTAGGTTGGTTGGTTATTGTGATGAATGGGATGAAAGGCTGTTGGTTTATGAGTTTATGAAGAATGGGGCGCTTCACTATCATTTACATGGCAAGAACAACATTGAAAAGAGTAGTAGCATCGTGAATTCTTGGAAAATGAGGATCAAGATTGCACTAGATGCCTCTCGCGGGATTGAGTACCTCCACAACTATGCAGTGCCACCCATTATTCATCGAGACATCAAGTCTTCAAACATATTACTTGACTCAAATTGGACAGCAAGAGTGTCTGATTTCGGATTATCTTTGATGGGGCCGGAAAATGACCGTGATTTTAAGCCAATAAAGGCTGCCGGCACGGTCGGATACATTGATCCCGAATATTATGGATTGAATGTCTTGACAACGAAGAGTGATGTTTATGGTCTCGGGGTCGTGTTGTTGGAACTTTTGACTGGTAAGAGGGCTATATTCAAGAATGAAGAAGGTTCACCGATCAGCGTGGTGGATTATGCAGTGCCGGTGATTATTGCCGGAGAATTGGCCAAGATTTTGGATTCAAGAGTTGGTCCACCAGAGATTAACGAGTCCGAGGCTGTGGAGCTGGTGGCTTACACGGCTATGCATTGTGTGCATTTGGAAGGAAAAGATAGGCCTAACATGACTGACATTGTTGTTAACTTGGAACGAGCATTGGCTCTGTGTGATGATAGCCACGGCAGCATTTCTAGTGGTCAGATCTCCATTGTTTCCGATTGA
- the LOC142533899 gene encoding phosphoinositide phospholipase C 6-like translates to MGSYNYYKMFGCFNRKFKISEAEPPPDVREAFGRYSEGGTYMKADQLLKFLVEYQQEVDCTAADAEAIMQGVFRHRHHSAKRPLPGLTLDDFFHFLFQDDLNNPVLYQVHQDMTAPLQHYFIYTGHNSYLTGNQLSSDCSEIPIIKSLENGVRGIELDLWPNSAKDKIHVLHGRTLTTPIPLMKCLKSIKEHAFVKSPYPVIITLEDHLTPELQAKVAEMVIQIFGDLLYYPESGSLDEFPSPEELKHKIILSTKPPKEYLESKITKDQDTLSPREKDSSDDELSIRGRGMSEPTAEHEADIKNDSSRDDEDINFIEKKSGNITAPEFKRLTAIDTEKVKHGLMPAIRNGSDHGNESGSIMDLDIPSLIEKDFSKDELSFREMLDPSAKLEAEVEGDSYQDDIDHIQQKSSNMSMPEFKRLTAINSGNLQKDLWHTPRTDCDSVNPKAYLGRKDTMEQDISSPRGKDFLEDEVSFREMLDPTSVLLTNNKSDSNQDGIDPIQQKPVNMAAPEFKRLTAFNTEKARDDLRYMLRNDFSFDDPEEYLETKDAKDQHISSPMEKDTYEDELSLRETSDPSSELEADVKSESESDRDNMDSMQHKSGNMGVPEFRRLTAIHTGKSKKGLRHALSNDSYLVNPKNTKYHQDISFEVELSLSTLHPAAEPEADDKSDSDQEDEDIGFARQKSGNMSAPEYKRLIAIHAGKVKKGLRHALRNVSGKVNRLSLSEQTLERAAGSYPMDVVRFSQKNILRVFPKGTRVTSSNFDPTIGWMHGAQMIAFNMQGYGKSLWTMQGMFRSNGGCGYVKKPDILMKRGPNDVVFDPKIPLPVKKTLKVKVYMGDGWRLDFSHTHFDSFSPPDFYTKVQIIGVPADAAKRKTRIIEDDWGPYWDEEFSFPLSVPELALLRIEVREHDISDKDDFGGQTCLPIPELKPGIRAVPLHDKKGQKLKSVRLLMRFQFQ, encoded by the exons ATGGGCAGCTACAATTATTACAAAATGTTTGGGTGTTTCAATCGGAAGTTCAAGATCAGCGAGGCCGAGCCTCCGCCGGACGTGAGAGAGGCATTTGGACGGTACTCAGAAGGCGGGACCTACATGAAGGCGGATCAGCTTTTGAAgtttttggttgagtatcagcAGGAGGTGGACTGCACGGCCGCTGATGCGGAGGCGATCATGCAGGGAGTGTTCCGTCACCGCCACCATTCGGCTAAGCGCCCGCTCCCAGGCCTTACCCTTGATGACTTCTTCCATTTTCTATTCCAAGATGATCTTAACAATCCAGTTCTCTATCAG GTACACCAAGATATGACTGCACCATTGCAACATTATTTCATATATACAGGTCACAATTCCTACTTAACTGGAAACCAATTAAGCAGTGACTGTAGTGAAATCCCAATCATTAAATCTCTGGAAAATGGTGTGAGGGGAATAGAACTCGACTTATGGCCTAATTctgcaaaagataaaattcatgttcttcatgGAAG AACTCTAACAACTCCCATACCACTCATGAAATGCTTGAAGTCCATTAAAGAGCATGCTTTTGTTAAATCCCCATACCCGGTAATAATCACTTTAGAGGACCATCTAACACCGGAACTTCAAGCTAAAGTTGCAGAG ATGGTTATACAAATTTTTGGAGACTTGCTCTATTACCCCGAGTCAGGAAGCTTGGATGAATTTCCATCTCCTGAAGAATTGAAGCATAAAATTATACTTTCAACCAAACCACCCAAAGAGTATCTAGAATCAAAGATTACCAAGGATCAAGATACCTTGTCGCCAAGGGAGAAAGATTCATCTGACGATGAATTGTCGATAAGGGGGAGGGGGATGTCAGAACCTACAGCTGAACATGAAGCCGATATCAAG AATGATAGCAGTCGAGATGATGAAGATATCAATTTTATTGAGAAAAAATCCGGCAATATTACTGCACCGGAATTTAAGCGCCTAACAGCTATTGACACCGAGAAAGTGAAACATGGTCTGATGCCTGCAATACGTAATGGTAGCGATCATGGTAACGAATCAGGTAGTATCATGGATCTTGACATTCCATCACTGATTGAAAAAGATTTCTCCAAAGATGAATTATCGTTTAGGGAGATGTTAGATCCTTCAGCTAAACTTGAAGCTGAAGTCGAG GGTGATAGTTATCAAGATGATATCGATCACATTCAACAAAAATCAAGCAATATGTCCATGCCAGAATTCAAGCGACTGACTGCTATTAATTCTGGGAATCTGCAAAAAGACTTGTGGCACACACCAAGGACCGATTGCGATAGTGTTAATCCCAAAGCATACCTGGGAAGAAAAGATACCATGGAACAAGATATTTCATCACCAAGGGGAAAAGATTTCTTAGAAGATGAAGTGTCGTTCAGGGAGATGTTGGATCCTACGTCTGTACTTTTAACCAATAACAAG AGTGACAGTAATCAAGATGGCATAGATCCAATTCAACAGAAACCGGTCAATATGGCTGCACCAGAATTTAAACGCCTAACTGCTTTTAATACTGAAAAGGCAAGAGATGACCTGAGGTATATGCTGAGaaatgattttagttttgatgatCCGGAAGAATATCTAGAAACAAAGGATGCCAAGGATCAACATATTTCATCACCAATGGAAAAGGATACATACGAAGATGAATTATCATTGAGAGAGACGTCAGATCCGTCATCTGAACTTGAAGCCGATGTCAAG AGTGAGAGTGAGAGTGATCGAGACAACATGGATTCCATGCAACATAAGTCAGGCAATATGGGTGTGCCGGAATTTAGACGTTTGACTGCTATTCATACTGGGAAGTCGAAGAAAGGATTGCGGCATGCACTGAGCAATGATAGTTATCTAGTTAATCCGAAGAATACCAAGTACCATCAAGATATTTCATTTGAAGTTGAATTATCGTTGAGTACGTTACATCCTGCAGCCGAGCCCGAAGCTGACGATAAG AGCGACAGTGATCAAGAAGACGAAGATATTGGTTTTGCTCGACAAAAATCAGGCAATATGTCGGCACCAGAATATAAACGATTGATCGCTATTCATGCCGGGAAGGTGAAAAAGGGTTTGAGGCATGCACTTAGAAATGTTAGTGGTAAAGTTAATCGACTTAGTTTGAGTGAACAAACACTTGAAAGGGCTGCAGGATCTTATCCAATGGATGTTGTCAG GTTCtcccaaaaaaatattttgagggtgTTTCCAAAGGGTACTCGAGTAACATCATCAAATTTTGACCCGACTATTGGATGGATGCATGGAGCTCAGATGATTGCTTTTAATATGCAG GGATATGGAAAATCTCTATGGACAATGCAAGGAATGTTTAGATCTAATGGAGGTTGTGGATATGTGAAGAAACCCGATATACTCATGAAGAGAGGCCCAAATGATGTCGTCTTTGATCCCAAAATACCTTTGCCTGTGAAGAAAACCTTAAAG GTAAAAGTGTACATGGGTGATGGATGGCGTTTGGATTTCAGCCACACACACTTCGATTCATTTTCTCCACCGGACTTCTATACAAAG GTTCAAATCATTGGAGTGCCAGCGGATGCAGCAAAACGAAAAACACGGATAATTGAGGACGATTGGGGGCCATATTGGGATGAAGAGTTTTCATTCCCTTTAAGTGTTCCAGAGCTTGCATTGTTGAGAATCGAAGTACGGGAACATGACATATCAGATAAGGATGACTTTGGCGGGCAGACATGTTTGCCTATTCCGGAATTGAAACCGGGAATACGGGCTGTTCCACTGCATGACAAAAAAGGTCAGAAACTCAAGTCTGTGAGGCTTCTTATGAGGTTTCAGTTTCAATGA
- the LOC142533829 gene encoding uncharacterized protein LOC142533829, which produces MPISGNEEPGVLSPQLKQQQQFINFSGAIPIKKRKFPVVRSPPPSPEEKTCCSEENVSKDKNDSNSPDGRLSIDNSKYIGHPCKIEENKSFELIVKKEQITDARVELAQDKVDTNSLKPQEANVSIGLGSLDVLKNEQNMMWNEKSVEPESRVGSEILNVKQELVGRKIEGADQLELSTCLDNAGLFLGANKPCIPCLEEKIGEGIGQMSGKSDLSSLSFLVSHDRNNSTISDVSSLACVNRSNWDLNMTMDVWEGSVANQAYVCEAAGIDGSRNSKVGCGVIASFGTSLVVGVNLNEGNQVLDEHSSNSSNTSVQHSQLHLPEDILSLSLSMPCRELDLCGEHSSLSDNMGSESDDSRMNLGLSQPNMNLTFTNVGIVKSEPVNENSNFDCSTGNSSNMVLSKLSSVKKECLEKNSAESVIPKKSVKSELVQEGNKESCESKRSMLSQSVAKKGKVMQHQDSSASSSALLIPLTPQNSCPSSILTCLELPVVGGLLNQLEHSLPSKEVLGPRYIPDEQIDGLVSKSVSQNDKNLNLYKTEELSALDAGNCQLVSVIENSNELCGNNELVADNEEKMKLSTKIPEESTFVSDCKSYGNHISCMDVEEKIHDKEDDDYEDGEVREPLKDSVGEDARVVEPNSEKLVLVECHSKNSHSKNNDQNTSTPVSDKKAPVTKNNDETICNKIKEGAICFDEAKSVDIILQNPLSDNLKDVDSFGKKSVCVVTPEKPLDLLGEDVDKSNEKEISAATSESQSMGATLDGDAIDNTASSEVKVSADGNNIVKDFSRVANKSRIITLPRASIISTPCKTRSLSGRLLTPQSEKDKYYNLDGDARPRWNRDELYTDDPRKCVKDRVHGRSFRNSRHSFMLGKGRVFGRFGRLHNEWDSDRDYEAKTYNGRADYRVLRHKQSSSVAGELEFNDYGITPDGTSCSGMEKTINDELPSVHRPFLRRLPPGDIDGQMTRNTQMPRRFPRNISPSRYTVEDGSDFMGRRHDEKFMSHLSDDIRDPVFPRQHTRFDDLDCQLRRNRNFSAVPRKGYPRTYSKSPVRSRTRSPGPWSSPRQRSPNGHPGSTQQRSPPLFRMGRMTSPGRTSCHDEMGPRRRASPSYISQHMNGLKDFDFGREHVHPRPVNSNRRSPPRRVFHRSTVRSDVLDSRERTEGDEYSNRPGHSDRFQELCNDGSMDERRNLSERRGFVRSSYDTDNGNYHLHLNSGPKPYRLYQEADTEFVERSNMREREFDGHIKHPPLSVSRRMRDIEEQQGGSHRPGGRGWHDDGFSDVSGMKRRRF; this is translated from the exons ATGCCGATTTCAGGAAATGAAGAG CCTGGGGTACTTTCCCCGCAGCTGAAGCAGCAACAGCAGTTTATCAATTTCTCTGGGGCGATTCCTATTAAGAAAAGGAAATTTCCTGTGGTTCGGTCACCACCTCCTTCCCCTGAAGAAAAGACCTGCTGTTCTGAGGAAAATGTGTCGAAGGACAAAAATGATTCAAATAGCCCAGATGGACGGCTGTCAATTGATAATTCTAAATATATTGGTCATCCTTGTaaaattgaagaaaacaaatcgtTTGAATTGATAGTTAAAAAAGAACAAATTACAGACGCTCGGGTCGAATTGGCACAAGATAAAGTGGATACTAATTCCTTGAAGCCGCAGGAAGCAAATGTGAGTATTGGTTTGGGCTCTCTCGATGTTTTGAAAAATGAGCAGAATATGATGTGGAATGAAAAATCTGTGGAGCCAGAAAGCAGGGTTGGTTCTGAGATTTTGAATGTCAAACAGGAACTAGTTGGTAGAAAAATTGAAGGAGCTGATCAGCTCGAATTATCTACTTGTCTGGATAATGCTGGATTGTTTTTAGGAGCAAATAAACCATGTATTCCTTGTTTGGAGGAGAAAATCGGTGAAGGTATTGGCCAAATGTCTGGAAAGTCAGATCTGTCATCCCTGAGTTTTCTTGTTTCGCATGATAGAAATAATAGTACTATCAGTGATGTTAGCAGTCTAGCATGTGTTAATCGATCTAACTGGGATCTAAACATGACTATGGATGTTTGGGAGGGTTCTGTTGCTAACCAAGCATACGTGTGTGAGGCTGCTGGTATTGATGGATCTAGAAATTCCAAAGTTGGGTGTGGTGTGATAGCGTCTTTTGGGACATCACTTGTAGTTGGTGTCAATTTGAACGAGGGTAATCAAGTTTTGGATGAACATAGCTCTAATTCTTCTAATACATCTGTACAACATAGCCAGCTGCACCTGCCTGAAGATATCCTTAGTCTTAGTCTTTCTATGCCTTGTAGAGAGTTGGATTTGTGTGGTGAGCATTCTTCTTTATCAGATAATATGGGCTCTGAAAGTGATGATTCGAGGATGAACTTGGGACTATCACAGCCAAATATGAATCTGACATTTACTAATGTTGGAATCGTCAAATCAGAACCTGTAAATGAGAATTCAAATTTTGATTGTAGCACTGGTAATAGCAGTAATATGGTTTTATCAAAACTTTCTTCTGTGAAAAAAGAATGTTTAGAAAAGAACAGCGCCGAGTCTGTTATTCCCAAGAAATCAGTGAAATCTGAACTGGTTCAGGAGGGTAATAAGGAAAGCTGTGAGTCTAAACGTTCTATGCTATCTCAATCTGTTGCAAAGAAAGGAAAGGTTATGCAGCATCAAGATAGCTCAGCATCTTCTTCCGCTTTATTAATTCCTCTGACACCTCAGAATTCATGTCCTTCAAGTATTTTAACTTGTTTAGAGTTACCCGTAGTTGGAGGTCTGCTAAATCAGCTTGAACACTCTTTACCGTCGAAAGAAGTACTTGGGCCCAGGTACATACCAGATGAACAGATTGATGGCCTGGTTTCTAAATCTGTGAGCcaaaatgacaaaaacttaaaCTTGTACAAGACAGAGGAGTTAAGTGCTCTTGATGCTGGTAACTGTCAGTTGGTTTCGGTTATTGAGAATTCTAATGAGTTGTGTGGAAACAATGAGCTAGTTGCAGACAATGAGGAAAAGATGAAATTATCAACTAAAATACCTGAAGAAAGTACTTTTGTATCTGATTGTAAATCTTATGGAAACCATATTTCCTGCATGGATGTAGAAGAGAAGATACATGACAAGGAAGATGATGATTACGAGGATGGTGAGGTTCGAGAACCGCTAAAAGATTCAGTTGGAGAAGATGCGAGGGTTGTTGAACCGAACTCAGAAAAATTAGTGCTTGTTGAATGTCATTCCAAGAATAGTCATTCCAAGAATAATGATCAAAACACTAGCACACCTGTTTCTGATAAAAAAGCCCCTGTAACAAAAAATAATGATGAAACTATCTGTAATAAAATTAAAGAGGGTGCCATTTGTTTCGATGAAGCTAAAAGTGTGGATATAATCTTGCAGAACCCACTATCAGACAATTTGAAAGATGTTGATTCTTTCGGAAAGAAATCGGTCTGTGTTGTCACTCCGGAAAAGCCGCTTGATCTTCTGGGAGAAGATGTTGACAAAAGCAATGAAAAAGAAATCTCTGCAGCGACCAGTGAAAGTCAATCAATGGGTGCTACACTTGATGGTGATGCTATTGATAATACAGCTTCGTCTGAGGTGAAAGTATCTGCAGATGGTAACAACATTGTTAAAGATTTCAGTAGGGTAGCCAATAAAAGCCGGATCATAACTTTACCTCGTGCTTCTATTATCAGCACTCCGTGTAAAACTAGATCATTGTCAGGCAGGTTGTTAACACCACAAAGTGAGAAAGACAAATATTATAATCTTGATGGGGATGCACGCCCACGATGGAATAG aGATGAACTATATACTGATGATCCCAGAAAATGTGTGAAAGATAGGGTGCATGGTCGGTCATTTAGGAATTCAAGACACAGTTTCATGCTTGGAAAAGGGAGGGTGTTTGGTAGGTTTGGCCGCTTACATAATGAGTGGGACTCTGACCGTGATTATGAAGCAAAAACTTATAATGGCAGAGCTGATTACCGGGTCTTGAGACATAAACAATCTTCTTCCGTTGCAGGCGAACTTGAATTTAATGACTATGGTATCACACCTGATGGCACCTCCTGTAGTGGTATGGAAAAGACAATAAATGATGAGTTGCCTTCAGTACACCGTCCATTCTTAAGGAGGCTACCTCCCGGAGATATAGATGGCCAAATGACGAGGAACACTCAAATGCCTCGTAGATTTCCTAGAAACATCAGCCCAAGTAGATACACTGTTGAAGATGGTTCGGACTTCATGGGACGTCGACACGATGAAAAGTTTATGAGCCATTTATCTGATGATATCAGAGATCCTGTTTTCCCTCGTCAACATACTAGGTTTGATGATCTTGATTGTCAGCTTCGAAGGAATAGGAATTTTTCTGCGGTGCCTAGGAAAGGTTATCCTCGAACTTATTCAAAATCTCCAGTTAGATCCCGTACACGCTCACCAGGGCCTTGGTCATCTCCTCGTCAGAGGTCACCCAATGGGCATCCTGGCTCAACACAACAGAGATCTCCACCTCTATTTAGGATGGGAAGGATGACATCTCCTGGACGTACTTCTTGTCATGATGAGATGGGTCCTAGAAGACGTGCATCTCCTTCATACATTTCCCAGCATATGAATGgcttgaaagattttgattttggGCGGGAGCATGTCCATCCAAGGCCTGTCAATTCGAATAGGAGAAGCCCCCCTCGGCGGGTGTTTCACCGTAGTACAGTAAGATCTGATGTGTTGGATTCTCGAGAGAGGACAGAGGGTGATGAGTATTCCAATAGGCCAGGGCATTCTGATAGATTTCAAGAGCTTTGTAATGATGGAAGCATGGATGAGAGAAGAAACTTAAGTGAGAGACGGGGTTTTGTTCGATCTAGTTATGACACTGATAATGGAAACTATCATTTACATCTGAACAGTGGACCCAAGCCTTACAGATTATATCAGGAAGCAGATACAGAGTTTGTTGAGAGAAGTAACATGAGAGAAAGGGAGTTTGATGGGCACATAAAGCATCCACCTCTTAGTGTATCCAGACGAATGAGGGATATAGAAGAGCAGCAAGGTGGAAGTCATAGGCCTGGTGGACGGGGCTGGCATGATGATGGGTTCTCTGATGTCTCTGGAATGAAAAGAAGAAGATTTTGA
- the LOC142533816 gene encoding protein yippee-like isoform X2: MGRIFAVTLEGKIYSCKHCGTHLALSEDIVSKSFQCKHGKAYLFSKAVNVTVGEKVERMMMTGVHVVADIFCVRCGSMVGWKYEMVYEKNQKYKEGKSVLECFKISGLGGSHYCVSHEAFPGGIDADDI; encoded by the exons ATGGGTAGGATATTTGCGGTGACTCTTGAAGGCAAGATCTACAGTTGCAAGCACTGTGGGACTCACCTGGCTTTGAGTGAAGACATCGTCTCAAAG TCTTTCCAATGCAAGCATGGGAAGGCTTATCTCTTCAGTAAGGC AGTGAATGTAACAGTTGGGGAGAAAGTAGAGCGGATGATGATGACCGGAGTGCATGTCGTTGCTGATATCTTCTGTGTTCGCTGTGGGTCAATGGTTGGATGGAAATAC GAAATGGTTTATGAGAAGAATCAAAAGTACAAGGAAGGCAAATCCGTTCTTGAGTG TTTCAAGATTTCAGGGCTGGGTGGAAGTCATTATTGTGTAAGCCATGAAGCATTCCCCGGAGGAATCGATGCCGATGATATTTGA
- the LOC142533816 gene encoding protein yippee-like isoform X1: MGRIFAVTLEGKIYSCKHCGTHLALSEDIVSKSFQCKHGKAYLFSKAMQTYKMISTGFLAKKCSKGKGMQQILHFNVIMWTNIWTVLSCRVNVTVGEKVERMMMTGVHVVADIFCVRCGSMVGWKYEMVYEKNQKYKEGKSVLECFKISGLGGSHYCVSHEAFPGGIDADDI, translated from the exons ATGGGTAGGATATTTGCGGTGACTCTTGAAGGCAAGATCTACAGTTGCAAGCACTGTGGGACTCACCTGGCTTTGAGTGAAGACATCGTCTCAAAG TCTTTCCAATGCAAGCATGGGAAGGCTTATCTCTTCAGTAAGGC GATGCAAACTTACAAAATGATTAGCACCGGCTTTCTAGCGAAGAAATGCTCCAAAGGCAAAGGAATGCAACAAATTTTACATTTTAACGTCATTATGTGGACAAACATTTGGACTGTTTTGTCGTGCAGAGTGAATGTAACAGTTGGGGAGAAAGTAGAGCGGATGATGATGACCGGAGTGCATGTCGTTGCTGATATCTTCTGTGTTCGCTGTGGGTCAATGGTTGGATGGAAATAC GAAATGGTTTATGAGAAGAATCAAAAGTACAAGGAAGGCAAATCCGTTCTTGAGTG TTTCAAGATTTCAGGGCTGGGTGGAAGTCATTATTGTGTAAGCCATGAAGCATTCCCCGGAGGAATCGATGCCGATGATATTTGA
- the LOC142533816 gene encoding protein yippee-like isoform X3, with translation MQTYKMISTGFLAKKCSKGKGMQQILHFNVIMWTNIWTVLSCRVNVTVGEKVERMMMTGVHVVADIFCVRCGSMVGWKYEMVYEKNQKYKEGKSVLECFKISGLGGSHYCVSHEAFPGGIDADDI, from the exons ATGCAAACTTACAAAATGATTAGCACCGGCTTTCTAGCGAAGAAATGCTCCAAAGGCAAAGGAATGCAACAAATTTTACATTTTAACGTCATTATGTGGACAAACATTTGGACTGTTTTGTCGTGCAGAGTGAATGTAACAGTTGGGGAGAAAGTAGAGCGGATGATGATGACCGGAGTGCATGTCGTTGCTGATATCTTCTGTGTTCGCTGTGGGTCAATGGTTGGATGGAAATAC GAAATGGTTTATGAGAAGAATCAAAAGTACAAGGAAGGCAAATCCGTTCTTGAGTG TTTCAAGATTTCAGGGCTGGGTGGAAGTCATTATTGTGTAAGCCATGAAGCATTCCCCGGAGGAATCGATGCCGATGATATTTGA